In Trichocoleus desertorum NBK24, the following are encoded in one genomic region:
- a CDS encoding glutathione S-transferase family protein, with product MSLGMLVKGQWMKEREQEDTHGRFLRPSTTFRHQITADGSSGFKAESDRYHLYICWACPWAHRTAIMRQLKGLESAITLSVVDPIMGEEGWFFSDYPGSIPDTVNQTKYLREVYLKVEPDYTGRVTVPVLWDKHTNSIVNNESREIIRMLDTEFGAIAQKETSYYPEDLRSQVEQTIDAIYQPINNGVYRAGFATQQSAYEEAVTELFDALDHWEQVLGQQRYLCGDRLTEADICMFTTLLRFDAVYYSHFKCNLRRIADYPNLWNYLKDIYQYPEVKPTCYLDHIKLHYYKSHPKVNPTGIVPKGPIIDFDAPHNRDRFS from the coding sequence ATGAGTCTGGGTATGTTGGTGAAAGGCCAATGGATGAAAGAGAGGGAGCAGGAAGACACTCATGGCCGCTTCTTAAGACCCTCCACCACCTTCCGCCATCAAATTACCGCCGATGGTTCTAGTGGGTTCAAGGCCGAATCCGATCGCTACCATCTCTATATTTGTTGGGCTTGTCCTTGGGCACACCGTACCGCTATCATGCGCCAACTGAAGGGCTTAGAGTCTGCAATTACTCTCTCAGTGGTTGATCCGATTATGGGAGAAGAAGGCTGGTTTTTTTCGGATTACCCTGGCTCTATCCCTGACACGGTAAATCAGACAAAATATTTGCGCGAGGTCTATCTCAAAGTAGAACCCGATTACACGGGACGAGTCACAGTTCCAGTGTTGTGGGATAAGCACACCAACAGCATCGTCAACAACGAATCCCGCGAAATTATTCGCATGTTAGATACAGAGTTCGGGGCGATCGCTCAAAAAGAGACGAGTTACTATCCCGAAGATCTGCGATCGCAAGTCGAGCAAACCATTGATGCCATTTACCAACCGATTAACAACGGGGTGTATCGAGCTGGGTTTGCCACGCAACAGTCAGCCTACGAGGAAGCGGTCACAGAATTGTTTGACGCCCTCGACCATTGGGAGCAAGTCCTGGGCCAGCAACGGTATCTCTGTGGCGATCGCCTGACGGAAGCAGATATTTGCATGTTCACAACCTTGCTGCGGTTTGATGCGGTTTACTACAGCCACTTCAAATGCAATTTGCGACGAATTGCCGACTATCCCAACTTGTGGAACTACCTCAAAGACATTTACCAATACCCAGAAGTTAAACCTACTTGCTACTTAGACCACATTAAGCTGCACTACTACAAGAGCCATCCCAAGGTAAACCCCACTGGCATCGTCCCCAAAGGCCCAATTATTGACTTTGACGCACCCCATAACCGCGATCGTTTTTCCTAG
- a CDS encoding DUF928 domain-containing protein — MYRTKSYATLTAVCVALISSLAPLALPMSAIASSVRPSVKDGPGGRTSGGSRPGTCLGRNSITALIPAAQTKGLTTERFPTLFFHVPPTAAKTAEFVLQNENKQQVYRTKLRLAGQPGVTSFKLPAIAASGLEAGKSYRWFFSVICDEAAPDKSGNPYVMGWIKHVNPNPALVQQLRQASPRDRVALYQRSGFWYEALNTLAQLRRSAPRDAALAKDWVNLLRSAGLDRVTGEPLVQFSALEPIDLAQK, encoded by the coding sequence ATGTACCGGACAAAATCGTATGCAACCCTCACAGCCGTTTGTGTAGCTCTCATTTCATCCTTAGCACCGCTGGCCTTGCCTATGTCAGCGATCGCCAGCTCAGTTAGGCCATCGGTTAAAGATGGGCCAGGAGGTCGCACTTCGGGTGGTTCTCGACCTGGAACTTGCCTAGGACGCAACTCAATTACGGCGCTGATTCCAGCGGCACAAACTAAAGGTCTCACCACAGAACGCTTTCCCACTCTCTTTTTCCACGTTCCGCCTACTGCTGCTAAAACCGCTGAATTCGTTTTGCAAAACGAAAACAAACAACAGGTCTACAGAACCAAACTGCGGCTCGCGGGGCAACCAGGTGTTACGAGCTTCAAACTACCTGCGATCGCTGCTTCTGGGCTAGAAGCAGGTAAAAGTTATCGTTGGTTTTTTTCAGTCATCTGCGATGAGGCGGCACCCGATAAATCAGGCAATCCTTATGTAATGGGATGGATCAAACATGTGAACCCCAATCCTGCGTTGGTGCAGCAGTTGCGACAGGCCAGCCCTCGCGATCGCGTTGCTCTGTACCAGCGATCGGGTTTTTGGTATGAAGCGTTGAACACCTTGGCCCAGTTGCGCCGCTCTGCTCCTCGCGATGCGGCTTTAGCTAAGGATTGGGTCAATTTATTAAGATCCGCTGGTCTCGATCGCGTAACTGGAGAACCCTTAGTGCAGTTTTCCGCTCTCGAACCCATCGATCTGGCTCAGAAGTAG
- the pip gene encoding prolyl aminopeptidase translates to MAACGQRAIARTLKNVQQEHSFMSAQIRDLYLAIAPYRTGTLQVSELHTLYFEESGNPEGKPVVFLHGGPGGGSIARYRQYFDANQWRIVVFDQRGCGRSTPHAELRENTTWDLVEDIEKLRSHLGIEQWVVFGGSWGSTLSLAYSQTHPERCLGLILRGIFMLRQKELQWFYQEGASYIFPDAWEAYLQPIPPEERHDLIAAYHRRLTSPDLQVRLEAARAWSVWEASTSKLYPDSDLQARFAESDFADAFARIECHYFVNRGFFEPEDQLLQNVGRIRHIPAVIVQGRYDVVCPMISAWELHQVWPEAEFIVVPDAGHSMMEPGIRTALLEATDKFAAQS, encoded by the coding sequence GTGGCGGCTTGTGGTCAGAGAGCGATCGCTCGTACCCTAAAGAACGTCCAGCAAGAGCATAGTTTCATGTCCGCTCAAATTCGTGACCTCTATCTGGCGATCGCACCCTATCGTACCGGAACCCTACAAGTCTCCGAGTTGCATACGCTTTATTTTGAAGAGTCTGGCAACCCCGAAGGCAAGCCAGTTGTGTTTCTACATGGGGGGCCAGGAGGTGGCAGTATTGCTCGCTATCGCCAATATTTTGACGCTAATCAGTGGCGGATTGTCGTGTTTGATCAACGAGGATGTGGTCGTAGTACACCACATGCCGAATTGAGAGAGAATACCACTTGGGATCTCGTCGAGGATATTGAAAAACTGCGATCGCATTTAGGCATTGAGCAATGGGTTGTGTTTGGTGGGAGTTGGGGCAGTACACTCTCCCTGGCCTACAGCCAAACCCATCCAGAACGCTGTCTAGGTCTGATTTTGCGCGGTATTTTTATGCTGCGTCAAAAAGAGTTGCAATGGTTTTATCAAGAGGGAGCCAGCTATATCTTTCCCGATGCTTGGGAAGCCTATCTGCAACCCATTCCACCAGAGGAACGGCATGATCTGATCGCAGCCTATCATCGGCGCTTGACTAGTCCAGATCTACAGGTGCGTCTCGAAGCGGCTCGTGCTTGGTCGGTGTGGGAAGCGAGTACGAGTAAGCTATACCCCGATTCAGACCTGCAAGCTAGATTTGCAGAGTCCGACTTTGCCGATGCCTTTGCTCGGATTGAATGCCATTACTTTGTTAATCGCGGTTTCTTCGAGCCAGAAGATCAGCTACTTCAGAATGTCGGTCGAATTCGCCATATCCCAGCGGTGATTGTGCAAGGTCGCTATGATGTAGTCTGCCCGATGATTTCCGCTTGGGAGTTGCATCAGGTTTGGCCCGAAGCGGAGTTTATTGTGGTGCCAGACGCAGGACACTCGATGATGGAACCCGGAATTCGCACCGCTTTGCTGGAGGCTACCGATAAATTTGCGGCTCAATCTTAG
- a CDS encoding pentapeptide repeat-containing protein, with protein MSAEELMQRYAAGERDFSAIALSEAVLEGVDLNGVLLAGASLDGANLRRANLSHADLSGADLNGADLTQADLSGADLRDAILDGATLEGAILDGANLSQADLKIANIVQADLSHARLHQADLSGANLEGADLSGADLAIADLHKANLHQASLEETNLSGANLEETNLEGTILEGGDSNLAT; from the coding sequence ATGAGTGCTGAAGAACTGATGCAGAGATATGCAGCGGGGGAAAGAGACTTTAGTGCGATCGCTCTCAGTGAGGCAGTCCTAGAAGGGGTTGATCTCAACGGAGTACTGCTGGCGGGTGCATCTTTAGATGGGGCCAACTTACGCCGAGCCAACCTCAGCCATGCAGATTTAAGTGGAGCAGACCTCAACGGTGCAGATTTAACTCAAGCAGACTTGAGCGGAGCCGATCTCAGAGATGCCATTTTAGACGGAGCTACCTTGGAAGGCGCGATTCTAGACGGCGCGAACTTAAGTCAGGCTGACCTAAAAATTGCCAATATTGTCCAAGCGGATCTCAGCCATGCGCGGTTACATCAAGCAGACTTGAGTGGCGCGAACTTGGAAGGCGCGGACTTGAGTGGGGCAGATTTAGCGATCGCAGACCTCCACAAAGCTAACTTGCATCAAGCCTCTTTAGAGGAAACCAACCTGAGCGGTGCGAATTTAGAAGAAACAAATCTAGAAGGCACGATTTTGGAAGGGGGCGACAGTAATTTAGCTACCTAG
- a CDS encoding GlsB/YeaQ/YmgE family stress response membrane protein, which translates to MGNILAWIVLGLIAGAIAKAIYPGRQGGGILGTMILGIIGAFLGGSLYTFLTTGTLALGAAGLSIGGIVVSVLGAIVALFIYYAVTSRSSVH; encoded by the coding sequence ATGGGCAATATTTTAGCTTGGATCGTATTAGGTTTGATTGCGGGTGCTATTGCAAAAGCTATTTATCCTGGCCGTCAAGGCGGTGGCATTCTTGGCACCATGATCTTAGGAATTATCGGTGCCTTCTTGGGTGGATCTCTCTATACCTTCCTAACCACGGGGACGTTGGCCTTAGGGGCCGCTGGTTTGAGCATCGGTGGTATTGTGGTTTCCGTCTTGGGCGCAATTGTGGCTCTGTTCATCTACTACGCCGTTACTAGCCGTAGCAGTGTTCACTAA
- a CDS encoding secondary thiamine-phosphate synthase enzyme YjbQ, protein MPIIHKLIEVRTSQGINIHDITPQIAALLAETPIQNGQVLVFSRHTTTALAINEYEARLLEDIKTHLEKLAPVGDRYLHNDLHLRPNIPEDEPMNAHSHLMALTLSTSEVVPVVEGKLALGTYQSILFFELDGPRDRTVFCQFSGEV, encoded by the coding sequence ATGCCAATCATCCACAAACTGATTGAAGTAAGAACCAGCCAGGGCATCAACATCCACGACATTACCCCGCAAATCGCCGCTCTATTAGCAGAAACCCCGATTCAAAATGGGCAAGTATTAGTGTTTTCTCGCCATACCACTACAGCTCTAGCGATCAACGAATATGAAGCCAGATTGCTAGAAGACATCAAAACACATCTCGAAAAACTAGCACCAGTGGGCGATCGCTACTTGCATAATGACTTGCATTTACGACCCAACATCCCGGAAGACGAACCGATGAATGCGCACTCTCACCTTATGGCCCTGACTCTGAGCACAAGTGAGGTGGTTCCAGTGGTAGAGGGGAAGTTGGCTTTGGGCACCTACCAATCAATCTTGTTTTTTGAATTGGATGGTCCTCGCGATCGCACAGTATTCTGTCAATTTTCTGGTGAAGTTTAG
- a CDS encoding DUF2301 domain-containing membrane protein, which yields MTTANLESDVYQGQFGEFTITESDRQGVVIYRAGLTVAACCFALGTALVLRFGDEPGVVSWLTPLYAGFSLALAVSLLTIHIYLAPLHRALQAFWVIGSLSAIAFALRADEPLASFVYSQPLSLLGIGFTFAALTGIFFKEAFCFNRAETKVLTPLVPILLLGHMVGILPPQGEQVLLAVWAALFLVFACRKVIQPIPPDIGDKSVFDYLHQQQLAKAEN from the coding sequence ATGACCACTGCGAATTTGGAATCGGACGTTTATCAAGGCCAGTTTGGAGAGTTTACGATTACGGAAAGCGATCGCCAGGGTGTCGTGATTTATCGCGCAGGACTGACGGTAGCGGCTTGTTGTTTCGCCCTTGGGACTGCCTTAGTGTTGCGCTTTGGCGATGAGCCAGGAGTTGTGTCGTGGCTAACGCCGCTCTATGCTGGTTTTTCGCTGGCCTTGGCAGTTAGCTTGCTAACCATTCATATCTATCTAGCGCCGCTGCATCGAGCTTTGCAAGCATTCTGGGTGATTGGCAGCCTCAGTGCGATCGCATTCGCTTTGCGGGCAGATGAACCCCTGGCTAGTTTTGTTTATAGCCAGCCCCTGAGCTTATTGGGCATTGGCTTCACATTTGCGGCGTTGACCGGGATCTTTTTCAAAGAAGCTTTTTGCTTTAATCGCGCTGAGACAAAGGTCTTGACCCCACTGGTGCCAATTCTGCTGCTAGGGCATATGGTGGGAATTCTGCCACCTCAAGGAGAACAAGTCCTTTTAGCTGTATGGGCTGCGTTATTTCTGGTGTTTGCATGTCGCAAAGTCATCCAGCCCATTCCACCTGATATCGGAGATAAATCCGTCTTTGATTATCTCCATCAACAGCAGTTGGCAAAAGCCGAAAATTAG
- a CDS encoding ElyC/SanA/YdcF family protein produces MKFKVDLIQRREVWWPTIPGWGVILGSLLLALTLTIANIHPFLAVTAPISANVLVVEGWLPDYAIKEAIAEYERGTYEKLITTGTPLSRGYYLAEYKNFAELTAATFLALGFDPKQLVAVPTPKVEKDRTYTSAVTLRQWLSTSGLRVTGVNLFTLGTHARRSWLVFRQALAPSVPVGAIAVEPQAYDVKHWWRSSEGVRTVISEAIAYLYARLVSWKS; encoded by the coding sequence ATGAAGTTCAAAGTTGACTTAATCCAGCGGCGAGAAGTTTGGTGGCCAACCATTCCAGGCTGGGGTGTGATCTTGGGGAGCTTGTTGCTAGCGCTCACCCTCACGATCGCGAATATCCATCCTTTCCTCGCGGTCACTGCTCCGATTTCAGCCAATGTTTTAGTGGTGGAAGGTTGGTTGCCCGACTATGCCATAAAAGAGGCGATCGCGGAATACGAACGTGGCACCTACGAGAAACTCATCACCACAGGTACGCCTTTATCGAGAGGATACTATCTAGCTGAGTACAAAAACTTTGCGGAACTGACAGCCGCTACCTTCCTGGCACTAGGATTTGACCCCAAGCAATTGGTTGCAGTCCCAACTCCCAAAGTTGAAAAAGACCGCACTTACACTTCAGCCGTTACTTTGCGGCAATGGTTGTCCACATCGGGATTACGGGTGACAGGCGTAAATCTTTTCACCTTAGGCACTCATGCTCGTCGTAGTTGGCTGGTTTTTCGGCAAGCATTGGCCCCAAGTGTGCCTGTAGGTGCGATCGCCGTTGAGCCACAAGCCTATGACGTAAAGCATTGGTGGCGATCGAGCGAAGGAGTGCGAACGGTGATCTCTGAAGCCATTGCTTACCTCTATGCTCGGTTGGTGAGTTGGAAAAGCTAA
- the dprA gene encoding DNA-processing protein DprA — MVSERALWLAWSRIPGIGPILLKRLQQHFQTLAAAWEASPRELGAVEGIGPQTLEVMVAARAKIHPEQLLETHERENPCFWTPADPGYPQLLLEIPDPPPVLYYKGQVQSQEQQATTPAIAIVGTRDPSEYGRRWARKLSSSLAHQNFTVVSGLAYGIDTEAHQSCLDVGGYTIAVLGTGVDMVYPWKNQRLYDQIAEQGLLVSEYPASTQPDRSHFPRRNRIIAGLSRAILVMEAPGKSGALITAHLANDYGRDVYVLPGSLDNPRSMGCLKLLSVGAQAILSEIHLLEMLGTMPRLQVVEPAPQNSQAASSNPSHALIPDLAPELRTVLQALTAEPTTFDVIVQQVGLAAAAVSSALLQLELLGLVSQAPGMRYQLS, encoded by the coding sequence TTGGTCTCAGAACGTGCATTGTGGTTAGCTTGGTCTCGCATTCCAGGTATTGGCCCCATTTTGCTCAAACGGCTGCAACAGCACTTCCAGACTTTAGCAGCCGCTTGGGAAGCAAGCCCTCGTGAGCTGGGGGCAGTGGAAGGCATTGGACCGCAAACCCTAGAAGTGATGGTGGCGGCGCGGGCCAAAATTCATCCAGAGCAGCTGCTGGAAACCCATGAGCGGGAAAACCCTTGTTTCTGGACTCCCGCCGATCCGGGCTATCCTCAGTTGCTACTAGAAATTCCAGACCCACCCCCGGTTCTATATTACAAAGGCCAAGTTCAGTCGCAGGAGCAACAAGCTACGACACCCGCGATCGCGATTGTGGGCACTCGTGACCCCTCGGAGTACGGGCGGCGCTGGGCACGTAAACTTAGTTCTTCTTTAGCCCACCAAAACTTCACGGTGGTTTCAGGCTTGGCCTATGGCATCGATACTGAAGCCCATCAAAGTTGCCTGGATGTAGGTGGCTACACAATCGCAGTCTTGGGAACTGGGGTGGATATGGTCTATCCCTGGAAAAACCAACGGCTTTACGACCAAATTGCTGAGCAGGGCTTGCTAGTGAGTGAGTATCCCGCTAGCACCCAACCCGATCGCAGTCACTTCCCCCGGCGCAACCGTATCATCGCAGGCTTGAGTCGAGCCATTTTGGTGATGGAAGCACCCGGTAAATCTGGCGCGTTAATTACCGCTCACCTTGCGAACGATTATGGTCGAGATGTTTACGTTTTGCCTGGTTCCCTAGACAATCCTCGCTCTATGGGTTGTTTGAAATTGCTGAGTGTGGGAGCCCAAGCGATTTTGAGCGAAATTCATCTGCTAGAAATGCTAGGAACAATGCCCCGATTGCAAGTGGTGGAGCCAGCGCCGCAAAACTCTCAAGCTGCTTCTAGCAATCCCAGCCATGCTTTAATCCCAGATTTAGCGCCAGAGCTACGAACCGTTTTGCAAGCGTTAACGGCTGAGCCCACAACATTTGATGTCATTGTGCAGCAAGTAGGACTAGCAGCCGCAGCAGTCTCCAGTGCGCTATTGCAGTTGGAGTTGTTGGGTTTGGTGTCGCAAGCACCGGGAATGCGCTACCAGCTTTCCTAG
- a CDS encoding Gfo/Idh/MocA family protein, giving the protein MVSPNVNSTSSKPRSQIGVAVIGTGFGQKVHIPGFQAHDRTQVVAVYHRDLAQAQAIAAAHQIPHACSSVEEIAALPEVQAVSISTPPFVHYDVAQTVLQAGKHILLEKPTTLSATEAKDLYRLAANKQAIAALDFEFRCVPTWQRLAELLAEGYVGETRLIKIDWLVSSRADATRPWNWYAQKEKGGGALGAIGSHAFDYIAWLFGPIQRLSARLSTSIPARPDPSTGEHKTVDADDTCMLMLELANGVPCQVCLSSVTYQGRGHWVEVYGDRGTLVLGSNNQKDYVHGFQLWASQGGQPLSLVEIPKRLEFPKTYLDGRIAPFMGVVDRWVQGIDQGNAIAPSLREGVYSQLLMDLTHQSHSAGTWVEVPELEEFLAS; this is encoded by the coding sequence ATGGTCTCCCCCAACGTGAACTCCACCTCCTCAAAGCCGCGATCGCAAATTGGCGTTGCAGTCATCGGTACAGGTTTCGGGCAGAAAGTTCACATTCCGGGGTTTCAAGCCCACGATCGCACCCAAGTCGTGGCAGTGTATCACCGAGACTTAGCTCAAGCCCAAGCGATCGCCGCAGCCCACCAGATTCCTCATGCTTGCAGCAGCGTCGAAGAAATTGCCGCCTTGCCAGAAGTTCAGGCAGTGAGCATTTCCACACCCCCTTTTGTGCACTACGACGTGGCCCAAACCGTGCTGCAAGCGGGCAAACACATCCTGCTAGAAAAGCCAACGACTCTCTCCGCCACAGAAGCCAAAGACTTATATCGTCTAGCTGCCAATAAGCAAGCGATCGCGGCTCTCGATTTTGAGTTTCGTTGTGTCCCTACCTGGCAACGCTTAGCTGAACTCCTCGCAGAAGGTTACGTCGGTGAGACACGCCTGATCAAAATTGATTGGTTGGTTTCTAGTCGCGCCGATGCTACCCGTCCTTGGAACTGGTACGCCCAAAAGGAAAAGGGAGGCGGTGCCTTAGGTGCGATTGGCTCCCATGCCTTTGACTACATTGCTTGGCTGTTCGGCCCCATCCAACGCTTGTCGGCTCGACTCAGCACTTCCATTCCGGCACGTCCTGATCCGAGTACCGGAGAACATAAAACCGTGGATGCTGATGACACTTGCATGCTGATGCTAGAACTAGCCAACGGTGTGCCTTGCCAAGTTTGCCTTAGCTCTGTCACTTATCAAGGTCGGGGGCACTGGGTAGAAGTGTATGGCGATCGCGGCACTTTAGTCTTGGGTAGCAACAACCAAAAAGACTACGTGCATGGATTTCAGCTCTGGGCCAGTCAAGGCGGACAACCCCTGAGCTTAGTAGAAATTCCCAAACGCCTAGAGTTTCCTAAAACTTACCTGGATGGTCGCATTGCCCCATTTATGGGTGTGGTCGATCGCTGGGTGCAAGGCATAGACCAAGGAAACGCGATCGCCCCCTCCTTGCGTGAAGGGGTTTACTCACAATTGTTGATGGATTTAACCCACCAATCTCACAGCGCCGGAACTTGGGTAGAAGTACCAGAGCTGGAGGAATTCCTGGCGAGTTGA
- the glp gene encoding gephyrin-like molybdotransferase Glp translates to MLPVKQAEALILDLVSPLSAHNSNQNTEVLDLLSASGRILAAPVTSALDFPHWDNSAMDGYAVRFADVQSCSAEQPVTLEIVEEIPAGYQPQKHVQSGQAARILTGAMMPAGADTVVMQERTQHQGDRVTILEAPEFQAFVRQRAAFYQAGTPLLQPGSSLNAPEIAVLAAAQCAQVTVYRQLRVAILSTGSELVAPDQPLQPGQIVDSNQYALAALVKQMGAEPVLLGVVPDEPEALKQAIAQAVATADVVLSSGGVSVGDYDYVDEILAALGAEIHIRAVAVKPGKPLTVATFATPEPTQAHPVLYFGLPGNPVSALVTFWRFVQPALRKLSGLAQGWEPTFIKARTQQNLRSDGKRESYLWGHLQLVNGDYEFRLAGGSHSSGNLINLAQTNGLAVLPIGQTAIATGAEVLVMQVN, encoded by the coding sequence ATGCTGCCCGTTAAGCAAGCAGAAGCGCTAATTCTCGATTTGGTCAGTCCGTTATCGGCTCACAATTCCAATCAGAACACAGAAGTTTTAGATTTGCTGAGTGCCTCTGGTCGGATTTTGGCTGCCCCTGTTACCAGCGCACTTGATTTTCCCCATTGGGACAACTCAGCGATGGATGGCTATGCTGTCCGCTTTGCGGATGTGCAATCGTGCAGTGCCGAGCAACCCGTGACCCTAGAGATTGTGGAGGAAATTCCCGCCGGATATCAACCGCAGAAACACGTGCAATCTGGGCAAGCAGCTCGCATTCTCACCGGAGCCATGATGCCAGCAGGAGCCGATACCGTTGTGATGCAGGAGCGAACCCAGCATCAAGGCGATCGCGTCACCATCTTAGAAGCTCCAGAATTTCAGGCCTTTGTGCGGCAGCGAGCCGCTTTTTATCAAGCGGGGACTCCTCTGCTGCAACCAGGTAGTTCTCTGAATGCCCCTGAAATTGCGGTGCTAGCAGCGGCTCAATGCGCTCAAGTGACGGTTTATCGTCAGCTTCGGGTAGCAATTTTATCCACAGGGAGCGAGCTGGTAGCCCCAGACCAACCTCTGCAACCTGGACAAATTGTGGACTCTAACCAGTACGCTTTAGCAGCCCTGGTGAAGCAAATGGGAGCAGAGCCAGTGCTATTGGGAGTCGTTCCAGATGAACCAGAAGCCTTGAAGCAGGCGATCGCTCAAGCCGTTGCCACTGCGGATGTCGTGCTTTCCTCCGGTGGCGTTTCTGTGGGGGACTACGACTACGTTGATGAAATTTTGGCTGCACTAGGAGCCGAAATCCACATCCGAGCCGTAGCTGTGAAGCCAGGAAAGCCTCTGACAGTCGCCACCTTTGCAACCCCTGAACCCACCCAAGCTCATCCAGTGTTGTACTTTGGCTTACCCGGAAACCCCGTCTCCGCCCTAGTCACCTTCTGGCGTTTCGTCCAACCTGCACTCCGCAAACTGTCAGGATTAGCGCAAGGCTGGGAACCCACATTCATTAAAGCCCGCACCCAACAGAATCTCCGCTCCGATGGCAAACGCGAGAGCTACCTCTGGGGCCACCTGCAACTCGTAAACGGTGACTACGAATTTCGCCTTGCTGGAGGCAGTCATAGCTCTGGCAACTTGATCAACCTAGCCCAAACCAATGGCTTAGCCGTCTTACCCATCGGCCAAACCGCGATCGCCACAGGCGCAGAAGTACTCGTCATGCAAGTTAATTGA
- a CDS encoding RDD family protein, whose product MRSDIGATRLPRAPIWRRASAFGLDFFCAWFMGSLVLGSGAMVQLLRSLLFLIVWLGIRVFWSYRNQGQSLGRWIFDLKVVDSKLLRSADLLALLKREGYLAFSALFLAIGLSSWRMIREGWIVLLVVPLALDLGLAIADSLNQQSLHDRLASTSVVQSSRGYSLDLKLKRLLAEVSRRVKK is encoded by the coding sequence ATGCGCAGTGACATTGGGGCGACTCGCCTCCCTAGAGCACCTATTTGGCGGCGTGCCTCCGCTTTCGGCCTTGACTTTTTCTGTGCTTGGTTTATGGGCTCTCTGGTGCTGGGTAGCGGGGCAATGGTGCAATTGTTGCGATCGCTCTTATTTCTAATTGTTTGGTTAGGAATTCGGGTTTTTTGGTCTTATCGCAACCAGGGACAGAGTTTAGGGCGCTGGATTTTTGATCTCAAAGTGGTCGATTCCAAACTGCTGCGCTCAGCCGATCTACTGGCCCTACTGAAGCGAGAAGGCTATTTAGCATTCAGTGCGCTGTTTTTAGCGATCGGGCTGAGTAGCTGGCGGATGATTCGCGAGGGGTGGATTGTTTTACTAGTGGTGCCTTTAGCCTTAGATTTAGGATTGGCGATCGCAGACTCCTTAAACCAACAATCGCTACACGATCGCTTGGCAAGTACCAGTGTGGTTCAAAGTAGCCGAGGTTACTCTTTAGATTTAAAACTGAAGCGTTTACTTGCCGAAGTGAGCCGTCGTGTGAAAAAATAG
- the rpmG gene encoding 50S ribosomal protein L33, with protein MAKGVRIIITLECTECRTNAAKRSAGVSRYTTTKNRRNTTARLELNKFCTHCNKHTSHKEIK; from the coding sequence ATGGCTAAGGGCGTCCGTATCATCATCACGCTAGAGTGCACTGAGTGCCGCACAAATGCTGCAAAGCGCTCAGCGGGAGTCTCTCGGTACACCACCACCAAGAACCGTCGCAACACCACTGCCCGGTTAGAACTGAATAAGTTCTGCACCCACTGCAACAAGCACACATCTCATAAAGAAATTAAATAG
- the rpsR gene encoding 30S ribosomal protein S18, with the protein MTYFRRRVSPIKPEDPIDYKDVDLLRKFITERGKILPRRITGLTAKQQRDLTVAIKRARLIALLPFVNQEG; encoded by the coding sequence ATGACTTACTTCCGCCGTCGCGTTTCTCCCATCAAGCCCGAAGATCCCATCGATTACAAAGATGTTGACCTGCTTCGGAAGTTCATCACCGAGCGTGGCAAAATTCTGCCTCGTCGGATTACAGGCTTGACCGCTAAGCAACAGCGCGATCTCACCGTCGCTATCAAGCGAGCACGCCTAATCGCCTTGCTGCCCTTCGTCAACCAAGAAGGTTAG